A portion of the Clavibacter michiganensis genome contains these proteins:
- a CDS encoding recombinase family protein, giving the protein MAGQLIGYARVSTDEQDVTAQRDALTALGITSDRIYVDHGLTGTNRNRPALGNALEACWAGDTFVVTKLDRLARSISDARTIADELAAKGVALSIGGSVHDPTDPTGRLLFNMLAMFAEFESDLIRARTREGMKVAAKKGKLKGGKPKLSPAAERHLVALYRAGDHSISELCDLFSIGRATVYRAVDRHPIQESGQVTLPRVDDDPEK; this is encoded by the coding sequence ATGGCTGGACAGCTCATCGGATACGCCCGCGTCTCGACCGACGAACAGGACGTCACCGCGCAGCGCGACGCCCTGACCGCGCTCGGCATCACGTCGGATCGGATCTACGTCGACCACGGCCTCACGGGCACGAACCGGAATCGTCCGGCGCTCGGGAATGCGCTCGAGGCGTGCTGGGCCGGAGACACGTTCGTCGTCACGAAGCTCGACCGGCTCGCCCGGTCGATCAGCGACGCCCGCACCATCGCCGACGAGCTCGCGGCCAAGGGCGTCGCGCTGAGCATCGGCGGATCCGTGCACGACCCGACCGACCCGACCGGGCGGCTCCTGTTCAACATGCTCGCGATGTTCGCCGAGTTCGAATCCGACCTCATCCGTGCGCGCACCCGCGAGGGCATGAAGGTCGCCGCGAAGAAGGGCAAGCTCAAGGGCGGCAAGCCCAAACTCTCCCCCGCCGCCGAACGGCACCTCGTCGCGCTGTATCGGGCCGGCGACCACTCGATCAGCGAGCTCTGCGACCTGTTCTCGATCGGCCGCGCCACTGTCTACCGCGCCGTCGATCGACACCCCATCCAGGAGAGCGGACAGGTCACGCTCCCCCGCGTCGACGACGACCCGGAGAAGTAG